The genomic DNA ATTAAAACCGCTAAAATCAAAGAAAAAGAAGGTGCTGACTATATCGGGCTTGGTTCCATTTTTGGAACCGATTCTAAAATCATTGAGAAACCCTTAGGGGTTGAAATTCTTAAAGATGCCGAAAAAACTTTGAAGATCCCTGTTTTTCCCATAGGCGGGATTAATCAGTGTAACCTTGATCAGGTTATCTCCAAAGGCACTAAAAGGATTTCGGTTATCTCTGCTATATTCATGGCTGAAGATGTGAGGAAGGCAACCCGGGAGCTTCTGAGAAGGTTAAAGTAATAAATTGTAGCGTCGGGCTTTATGCCCGACGATAGGTGGAAACGCGTAGATTTTTTGTGCTTGCCAGGTCACCAGACCTGGCAAGTCTCTACATGGGGTTAGGGGAACTGACGACCACAGAGATTGAGAAAATGCCCTGGTAGGCGGGGCTACCAGCCCCGCACGCCCCAACTCACTGATTCTCTATCGACTTTTCTCTCGGAAAGATCTCTAAAAGCGACCCTGAAAGGGTCGCGCTACGAAAATCAAAACATTTTTAAAATTAATCTTGACAAAGTTAGTAAGGATTACGTATATTAAATAAGGTAAAAGAAGTAAGATTATAGAAGCTAGTAAAGCCTGACCAAAGTCAGTTAGAACAAGAAATAGTTCATAGCCACTTTAGTGGCGTAAAGATTAAAAGGCAAATTATGAATATATCAACTCGTGGAAGATATGGTTTAAGAGCGCTTGTCGAGCTTTCAACGCTTTCCAGAGAAGGTCCGGTTAATTTGAGGGACCTTTCTGAAAAACAGAAGATGTCCATTGACTATCTTGAGCAGATTTTCAACAAGCTGAAAAAGGCTGGTATAGTACAGAGCATACGCGGAGCCAAGGGGGGATACATTCTGGCTTCAGATGAGGGTAAAATCACGGTGAGCCAGGTGATCAATGCTTTAGATGGTCCCATTTCCATCTCCAACTGTTATAACCCGAATCTAAGGGAGAAAAGCTGCACCGGACCTGCGACCTGTGTCACCAGGGTTTTGTGGAAAGGGCTTGAGGATACTATAGATTCTATGCTCTCTGATATCACCCTGAAAGATCTGAGAACTCAAGGATTTAATCTTAAATTAAAGAGGAGCCTAAAGAATGGAAAGAAAAATTTACTTGGATCATAATGCCACCACACCGGTTCATCCGGAGGTACTTGAGGCGATGCTTCCATTTTATAAAGACGGCTTCGGAAATGCTTCCAGTATCCACAGTTTTGGAAGAGAGGCTAAAGTGGCGTTGGAGGAGTCCAGGGAGAAGGTGGCAAAGTTTTTGAATGCAGACCCTCTGGAGATATATTTTACCAGCGGGGGAACTGAATCGGATAACCTGGCAGTTAAAGGGGTTGCCTGGGCCAATAAAAAGAAAGGGAATCACATCATAACTTCCCAGATAGAGCATCATGCGGTTTTGGAAAGCTGTAAATTTTTGGAAAAGGAAGGGTATGAGATAACTTATCTTCCGGTTGACAAATACGGATTAGTAGATCACGATGAATTAAAGAAAAGCATCAAGAAGGAAACCGTACTGGTGAGCATAATGCATGCTAATAACGAGATGGGGACAATTCAGCCGATTGCAGAGCTTGCCGGACTGGCAAAGGAAAAAGGTGTATATTTTCACACCGATGCGGTGCAGTCCACCGGAAAAATGAAAATCGATGTAAATGAGTTGAATGTGGATATGCTTTCTCTATCCGCGCACAAGTTTTATGGACCCAAGGGAGTTGGTGCTCTCTATATAAGGAGAGGTGTCAGGCTGACTCCTCTGGCTCACGGAGGACATCACGAAAAGTCCAGAAGAGCAGGGACTGAGAACGTGCCAGGGATTGTGGGGTTGGCAAAGGCTCTGGAGATTGCACATTCAGATATGCAGGAAGAGGAAAGAAGACTGAAATCGCTGACTGAGACATTCTTTAAGAGAGTAACTGAAAGGATTCCGGACGTTTTCATGAATGGTCATCCGGTATTGAGAATTCCCAATACTATGAATGTGTCCTTTAAGGGAGTGGAAGGGGAGTCGATAATTTTGAACCTGGATTTGAAAGGCATAGGCGTGGCTTCCGGCTCTGCCTGCACTTCCGGCTCACTTGAGCCTTCTCA from Candidatus Zixiibacteriota bacterium includes the following:
- the thiE gene encoding thiamine phosphate synthase, translated to MVKLISQAIEGGVQMVQLRDKRSGDGEFFELARRIHKITLKKRIPLIINDRVDVARLVDAEGVHLGEEDLPVKEVREILGSKKIIGASASDIKTAKIKEKEGADYIGLGSIFGTDSKIIEKPLGVEILKDAEKTLKIPVFPIGGINQCNLDQVISKGTKRISVISAIFMAEDVRKATRELLRRLK
- a CDS encoding RrF2 family transcriptional regulator, which encodes MNISTRGRYGLRALVELSTLSREGPVNLRDLSEKQKMSIDYLEQIFNKLKKAGIVQSIRGAKGGYILASDEGKITVSQVINALDGPISISNCYNPNLREKSCTGPATCVTRVLWKGLEDTIDSMLSDITLKDLRTQGFNLKLKRSLKNGKKNLLGS
- the nifS gene encoding cysteine desulfurase NifS, whose protein sequence is MERKIYLDHNATTPVHPEVLEAMLPFYKDGFGNASSIHSFGREAKVALEESREKVAKFLNADPLEIYFTSGGTESDNLAVKGVAWANKKKGNHIITSQIEHHAVLESCKFLEKEGYEITYLPVDKYGLVDHDELKKSIKKETVLVSIMHANNEMGTIQPIAELAGLAKEKGVYFHTDAVQSTGKMKIDVNELNVDMLSLSAHKFYGPKGVGALYIRRGVRLTPLAHGGHHEKSRRAGTENVPGIVGLAKALEIAHSDMQEEERRLKSLTETFFKRVTERIPDVFMNGHPVLRIPNTMNVSFKGVEGESIILNLDLKGIGVASGSACTSGSLEPSHVLSAMRVPGDLAQSSLRFSFGRSNTIDDVNYVVEVLPEIISKLRAMSPIYQK